The following are from one region of the Mannheimia granulomatis genome:
- the mpl gene encoding UDP-N-acetylmuramate:L-alanyl-gamma-D-glutamyl-meso-diaminopimelate ligase, giving the protein MKKHIHILGICGTFMGGIAMIARELGYKVTGSDTNIYPPMSTFLESHGIEIIPNYDVAQLQPAPDLVVIGNAMSRGNTCVEYVLDNQLNYTSGPQWLHDHLLKDRWVLAVSGTHGKTTTTGMLAWILDQNGIDTGFLIGGVAGNFGISARAGNSKFFVIEADEYDSAFFDKRSKFVHYTPKTLIINNMEFDHADIFDDLKAIQRQFHHLVRTMPKSGCILSAIADENVQNTLKMGSYSQLQFIGEDNEWFAKPLNADCSKFEVFHLGEKKGEVHWSVIGKHNMHNALMAIASAHHAGVEVKSACQALGTFINANRRLEVKGEVNGITVYDDFAHHPTAIEATIDALRGKVGKKQRILAVLEPRSNTMKMGVHKDEIAPSLHDAEAVFVYQPDIIAWSVSEITNALSQPAYWSENIDDLVALIVKEAKPTDHILVMSNGAFGGIHNKLLTKLVDK; this is encoded by the coding sequence ATGAAAAAACACATTCATATTTTAGGTATCTGCGGTACTTTTATGGGCGGGATTGCAATGATCGCCCGCGAATTAGGCTACAAAGTGACAGGCTCGGACACTAATATTTACCCGCCGATGAGCACTTTTTTGGAATCTCACGGTATTGAAATTATCCCGAATTACGATGTTGCTCAATTGCAACCGGCACCGGATTTAGTCGTAATCGGCAATGCGATGAGTCGTGGTAACACTTGCGTTGAATATGTATTGGATAACCAACTGAATTACACTTCCGGCCCACAATGGCTACACGATCATCTGCTTAAAGATCGCTGGGTGTTGGCGGTTTCCGGCACGCACGGCAAAACCACAACCACAGGAATGTTAGCGTGGATTCTAGATCAAAACGGTATTGATACCGGCTTTTTAATTGGTGGCGTGGCAGGCAATTTCGGTATTTCCGCACGTGCCGGCAATAGCAAATTCTTTGTGATTGAGGCAGATGAATACGATTCTGCTTTTTTTGACAAACGCTCTAAATTCGTGCATTACACGCCAAAAACCTTAATTATCAATAATATGGAATTTGACCACGCGGATATTTTTGATGATTTAAAAGCGATTCAACGTCAGTTCCACCATTTAGTTCGTACTATGCCCAAAAGTGGCTGCATTTTATCCGCAATCGCTGATGAGAATGTACAAAATACCCTAAAAATGGGCAGCTACAGCCAATTGCAATTTATCGGTGAGGATAATGAATGGTTTGCAAAACCTTTGAACGCAGATTGTTCAAAATTTGAAGTCTTTCACTTAGGTGAAAAAAAAGGTGAAGTACATTGGTCGGTTATCGGAAAACATAATATGCACAATGCACTGATGGCGATTGCCTCTGCCCACCATGCTGGCGTTGAGGTAAAAAGTGCTTGCCAAGCATTAGGAACCTTTATTAATGCCAACCGTCGTTTAGAAGTGAAAGGCGAAGTGAACGGCATTACTGTTTATGATGATTTCGCCCATCATCCAACCGCAATTGAAGCAACTATTGATGCCTTGCGTGGTAAAGTAGGAAAAAAACAACGCATTTTAGCGGTGTTAGAACCTCGATCAAATACGATGAAAATGGGCGTTCACAAAGACGAGATTGCACCAAGCTTGCACGATGCTGAAGCAGTCTTTGTTTACCAACCTGATATTATTGCTTGGAGTGTAAGTGAGATAACCAATGCATTATCTCAACCTGCTTACTGGTCTGAAAATATTGATGATTTAGTTGCATTAATTGTCAAAGAAGCCAAACCAACCGATCATATTTTAGTGATGAGTAATGGGGCTTTTGGGGGCATTCATAATAAGCTTCTAACCAAGTTAGTCGATAAATAG
- a CDS encoding HigA family addiction module antitoxin, whose amino-acid sequence MRMHAPPHPAEILREDILPSLGMSVTEAAKQLGVNRVTLSRLLNEKAGISAEMALRLHAWLGESSPSPESWLHQQANYDLWQARQKIKPFGNVVFS is encoded by the coding sequence ATGCGTATGCACGCCCCGCCACATCCAGCGGAAATTTTGCGAGAAGATATTTTGCCTTCACTCGGCATGAGTGTTACAGAAGCGGCGAAGCAACTTGGTGTAAATAGAGTAACACTTTCTCGTTTATTGAATGAAAAAGCAGGAATTAGTGCAGAAATGGCACTCCGTTTACACGCTTGGTTAGGAGAAAGCAGCCCAAGCCCAGAAAGTTGGTTGCATCAACAAGCGAATTATGATTTATGGCAAGCTAGACAAAAGATAAAGCCTTTTGGGAATGTTGTGTTTTCATAG
- a CDS encoding YadA-like family protein: protein MNQIFKVIWNQATMSWVAVSELQKSKGKTKSVSSASKGVLALVAGAGMVLGASNAFAAISITSPGYATAAVSQYDGIGIGISAVSTGRSTIAIGTNANATHRTNLTDPEDTSYITNSIGEESLYGRGTNMALVPSISIGMGSTATSANAIALGTDTHATGNRATAFGAGAQANGNRSTAVGWLNIANGTRSFAMGSGSTANADFSGAMGDKSVANGTSSLALGASAVTTTAAVSALAIGNNANASNAYATALGANSVANLEKSVALGANSTVSAAVATNTATVGGITYNGFAGNNPAAGDVVSVGSSDRKRQIQNVAAGQISSTSTDAINGSQLYMAMKATDNLANSTKNILGGNAVVNPNGSVTYTNIGGTNKNTIEEALKAVKTEVVAGSNVNVTNSAGANGQPIYTVNAYNTTASSVSPAYITVTGKAATAANTTNYEIGLTDKAIKDFTKDADTITNVIAAPNSYVTVTEMAQPTEGASHTYQVGLTQDAITQFTKDTQATVVSTDGTVKVTSANRNANGTLIYDLSVTPAAQGKQIEYFSVNSVVEGNKNNDGATGTNAIAIGPNAAAADQAAIALGTNSNANGNGAAALGVGAIAKGIQATALGHTANASANGATAIGRQTTAGEGDATAIGSNANASAEKASAIGVGTRATANAATAMGANSTASAQSALAIGTRATASGANATAVGPESVASAENALALGHHASTNLAGSVALGNYSTTRAATPTNDATVGKISYSGFAGVNQNTNDVVSVGSVGNERQIQNVAAGQISATSTDAINGSQLYMAMNATNNLANSTASNFGGGSVVNTDGSVTQPQYNVTNADKTQYGNTANNVGDAITNLNSYVNQGFHVKDNAGTNKGTVTPNEAVQFVNGKGTVSNVTEEAGGVTKVTFDVDIGSITVDNTTGAVTTPADENKVATTKTVADAIKNSGFTATSSKSEGEVSGTSAELVNPGDTVTFDAGKNIKVTQTGGKFSFATKDDVTFNSVTSNTITVPTGANGNDKPITITKDGIDAAGKPITNVSSNLPVTNSTGDATNTASQAKPADVNNIKNNAATVDDVLNAGWNLQENGGAKDFVKAYDTVNFVDGKGTKANVTMKSDNTIADVTFNVDTTTISVDETTGKVTPPANDDNKIATAKTVADAISKSGFTAKANSDVGELINPGDVVDLKNGKNITVTRDGANFTFATKDDVTFNSVTFGDNGPKITNNGGNINVAGNDGNPTKITGVKAGENDTDAVNMSQLKQLAAASKESVVSADKSVTVTPTKKDDGSTEFDVAVNVDNETITKDPTTGAVKANTTALNDTNKDGKVDAPNADDAKKLVNAGDITNAINNSGWKAKSGGNKSEGDEAASELINPGDEVEFNAGTNLKVKRVGTVFTFETAQDVKFNTIQLGDNGPKITNEGNNIKIGDKDGNATKITNVANGTAPTDAVNVSQLEAAKAAATTKVEGTQGVTVTPTDNPDGSKTYTVAAKTDGITVKVDDNGNITAVTSGLTNNTNGTVAAPTAPNALVTAKTVADAINNAGFIAKASASAGEVSGNKDQLIKTGETVTLDAGKNIKITQENGKFTFATKDDVNFNSVTSNTIKVPTDENNPDNNPITINKDGINAGDKTISNVAGNLADASTANKQPDANSAANLADKKNNAATVGDVLNAGWNLQGNGQAVDTVVHNDTVDFVNGKGTVVTVKNENGKNIIKVDSPLEFVNTDPNDKSTPSNTAKLTGDVPVQLTNVASGVRKEDGTSLTGKDLADAIKNAEGDTLSNAVNVGDLQAAVNAATTKVEGDKGVTVTPKTNDDGSTTYTVAAKTDNKTVTVDKDGNITAVTSDLANNNNGTVAAPTAPDALVTAKTVADAINNAGFIAKASASAGEVSGNKDQLIKTGETVTLDAGKNIKITQEDGKFTFATKDDVNFNSVTSNTITVPTDTANPANNPITINKDGINAGNKTISNVAGNLADASVAKEQPAANSPESLANKKNNAATVGDVLNAGWNLQGNGQAVDTVVHNDTVNFVNGKGTVVTVENKDGKNIIKVDSPIEFVNKDSNDTSTPSNTAKLTGDAPVQLTNVASGVRKGDGTAPTGKELADAIKNAEGDTLSNAVNVGDLQAAAKASATEVTASGLATLSTRTGENGQAIYNVDVAKADAPTVTRGNVSVKAGDENKVMTAGDIAAAITGSEKTSSVKAGSKAVTVNAAAEDANGNTEYTVDVVTDKTIARDGEGKLTVNVDNTTITTDPNTGEVKANTTTYAPTTDGKVGDAEAPDALVSAKTVADAINASGFNLKTSANGGSKISGSDEMINPGETIDMTAGKNLTVKQEANGKVTYATKDDVTFNTVNSTTVVVGDATDPAKSTTLTSGNKGLDVGGDKITNVANGDISPTSTEVVNGSQLNNYTKVNGNNIGTDNGAINIVNGAGTTVTSDKAGEVKVNVNNTDLTVADNGTINVQDPNGTGAHYVNATTVAKAVNNVSWNVGSGEVEGTNGKSTYTANADSKVKAGETMKVRAGRNIEISGKGKEVDIAVSDNPEFTSVKTGDTVMNNNGVTINNGAAGKSVSLTKNGLDNGGNRITNVKAGEADTDAVNVGQLKGTVNHLNNKINRNNREARAGIAGSNAAAALPQVYIPGKSMVAAAGGTFKGENALAVGYSRSSDNGKLILKLQGNANSRGDIGGGVGVGYQW, encoded by the coding sequence ATGAATCAAATTTTTAAAGTTATTTGGAACCAAGCAACAATGAGTTGGGTTGCCGTATCTGAATTACAAAAGTCGAAGGGCAAAACCAAATCAGTAAGTTCTGCAAGTAAAGGGGTATTAGCTTTAGTAGCTGGTGCTGGTATGGTATTAGGTGCAAGTAATGCTTTTGCTGCGATATCTATTACTAGTCCTGGTTATGCGACCGCAGCAGTTTCGCAATATGATGGCATTGGGATTGGTATTTCTGCTGTTTCAACTGGTCGTTCTACTATCGCAATTGGAACGAATGCTAACGCTACTCACAGAACAAATTTAACAGATCCTGAAGATACTTCTTATATTACTAATTCAATTGGTGAAGAAAGTCTGTATGGGCGTGGAACTAATATGGCGTTAGTTCCTTCAATTTCGATTGGTATGGGATCTACTGCAACATCAGCAAATGCTATAGCATTAGGTACAGATACTCATGCAACAGGTAACCGTGCAACAGCTTTTGGTGCAGGAGCACAGGCTAATGGTAATCGTTCAACTGCTGTGGGTTGGCTGAACATTGCGAATGGAACCCGTTCATTTGCGATGGGGTCTGGCTCAACTGCTAATGCGGACTTCTCTGGTGCGATGGGCGATAAATCAGTTGCAAATGGTACAAGTTCATTAGCCCTTGGTGCAAGTGCTGTAACCACGACGGCTGCTGTAAGTGCTTTGGCTATTGGTAACAATGCTAATGCTTCGAATGCATATGCAACAGCATTAGGGGCTAACAGTGTGGCAAATCTTGAGAAATCGGTTGCATTGGGTGCTAATTCAACAGTATCGGCAGCAGTAGCAACTAATACAGCGACAGTAGGTGGTATTACATATAATGGTTTTGCTGGTAATAACCCTGCTGCGGGAGATGTTGTATCTGTGGGCAGCAGTGATCGTAAACGCCAAATCCAAAATGTAGCGGCAGGTCAGATTTCTTCTACTTCAACTGATGCTATTAACGGTTCTCAGCTTTATATGGCAATGAAAGCGACAGATAACCTTGCAAATTCAACTAAAAATATTTTAGGTGGTAATGCTGTAGTAAATCCGAATGGTTCTGTTACTTATACTAATATCGGCGGTACGAATAAAAATACGATTGAAGAAGCATTAAAAGCTGTGAAAACAGAAGTAGTTGCTGGTTCTAATGTTAATGTAACTAATTCAGCGGGTGCAAATGGTCAACCAATTTACACAGTAAATGCCTATAACACTACAGCGAGTTCTGTTTCTCCAGCTTACATCACAGTAACAGGTAAAGCAGCAACAGCGGCTAATACAACGAATTATGAAATTGGTTTAACTGACAAAGCCATTAAAGATTTTACTAAAGATGCCGATACTATTACTAATGTGATTGCAGCACCCAATAGCTATGTAACCGTAACAGAAATGGCGCAGCCAACAGAAGGTGCAAGCCATACTTATCAAGTGGGTTTAACCCAAGATGCAATTACACAATTTACGAAAGATACTCAAGCTACTGTAGTTTCTACTGATGGTACAGTCAAAGTAACGAGTGCAAATAGAAATGCAAATGGTACTTTGATTTACGATCTTTCTGTTACTCCTGCAGCACAAGGTAAGCAAATTGAATACTTCTCTGTAAATTCAGTCGTTGAGGGTAATAAGAACAATGATGGTGCAACAGGTACCAATGCAATTGCAATTGGGCCTAATGCTGCCGCTGCAGATCAGGCTGCAATCGCATTAGGTACGAACTCTAATGCTAACGGCAATGGTGCTGCTGCGTTAGGTGTAGGTGCTATTGCAAAAGGGATTCAAGCTACAGCACTTGGTCATACTGCAAATGCTTCTGCAAATGGTGCAACCGCGATTGGTCGTCAAACAACCGCCGGTGAAGGAGATGCAACAGCCATTGGTTCAAATGCCAATGCTTCTGCTGAAAAAGCTTCTGCAATCGGTGTAGGCACAAGAGCAACTGCGAATGCTGCAACTGCAATGGGTGCAAATTCAACTGCATCAGCACAATCTGCATTAGCAATTGGTACGCGTGCTACAGCAAGCGGTGCAAATGCAACTGCTGTTGGCCCGGAATCGGTAGCAAGTGCAGAGAATGCGTTAGCTTTAGGCCATCATGCGAGTACAAACTTGGCAGGTTCTGTTGCGTTAGGTAATTACTCAACAACACGTGCAGCAACACCAACTAATGATGCAACAGTCGGCAAAATCAGTTACTCCGGTTTTGCAGGTGTGAACCAAAATACCAATGATGTTGTTTCTGTAGGTTCTGTAGGAAATGAACGCCAAATCCAAAATGTGGCAGCAGGTCAAATTTCTGCAACATCAACAGATGCAATTAACGGTTCACAACTTTATATGGCTATGAATGCAACCAATAATCTTGCAAATTCAACTGCAAGTAATTTTGGTGGTGGTTCTGTGGTGAATACAGACGGTTCTGTTACTCAGCCGCAATATAATGTTACAAATGCAGACAAAACCCAATATGGTAATACAGCAAATAATGTTGGTGATGCTATTACCAACTTAAACAGTTATGTAAACCAAGGTTTCCATGTTAAGGATAATGCAGGTACAAATAAAGGCACGGTAACACCTAATGAAGCTGTACAATTTGTAAACGGTAAAGGTACTGTTTCAAATGTAACAGAAGAAGCTGGTGGTGTAACTAAAGTCACTTTTGATGTAGATATCGGCTCAATTACTGTTGATAACACGACCGGTGCGGTAACAACGCCGGCAGATGAAAATAAAGTGGCAACTACAAAAACTGTTGCAGATGCAATCAAAAATTCAGGCTTTACCGCAACATCTAGCAAAAGCGAAGGCGAAGTATCGGGTACTTCAGCAGAGCTTGTTAATCCGGGTGATACTGTAACTTTTGATGCAGGTAAAAATATCAAAGTTACTCAAACAGGCGGTAAGTTTAGCTTTGCAACTAAAGATGATGTTACATTCAATAGTGTAACCTCGAATACTATTACTGTGCCTACAGGTGCAAATGGTAACGATAAGCCAATTACGATCACGAAAGACGGCATTGATGCAGCTGGTAAGCCAATTACTAATGTATCAAGCAACTTACCTGTTACAAATAGCACAGGTGATGCAACTAACACGGCATCGCAAGCGAAGCCGGCAGATGTAAATAACATCAAAAACAATGCAGCAACAGTTGATGATGTGTTAAATGCAGGCTGGAACTTGCAAGAAAATGGTGGAGCAAAAGATTTCGTTAAAGCTTACGACACAGTAAACTTTGTGGATGGCAAAGGTACGAAAGCAAATGTAACAATGAAGTCTGACAATACAATTGCAGATGTTACCTTTAATGTTGATACTACAACGATTTCTGTAGATGAAACAACGGGTAAAGTAACGCCTCCTGCGAATGATGACAATAAAATTGCAACAGCAAAAACAGTTGCTGATGCAATTAGCAAGTCTGGTTTTACAGCAAAAGCAAATAGCGATGTTGGTGAGTTAATTAATCCGGGTGATGTAGTTGATTTAAAAAATGGTAAGAACATTACAGTTACTCGTGATGGCGCAAACTTCACATTCGCAACCAAAGATGATGTAACTTTCAATAGTGTAACTTTTGGTGACAATGGCCCTAAGATCACTAACAACGGCGGTAACATCAATGTGGCTGGTAATGATGGTAACCCAACTAAGATCACTGGTGTGAAAGCAGGTGAAAACGATACTGACGCTGTTAATATGAGTCAGTTAAAACAGCTTGCTGCTGCCTCTAAAGAAAGTGTTGTGTCAGCAGATAAATCTGTAACTGTTACACCAACTAAGAAGGATGATGGTTCAACAGAATTTGATGTTGCTGTAAATGTTGATAATGAAACTATCACTAAAGATCCGACAACCGGTGCAGTAAAAGCAAATACCACAGCTTTAAATGACACAAATAAAGACGGTAAAGTTGATGCACCAAATGCTGATGATGCGAAGAAATTGGTTAATGCAGGCGATATTACCAACGCAATTAATAATTCCGGTTGGAAAGCGAAATCCGGCGGTAATAAATCAGAAGGTGATGAAGCTGCTTCTGAATTAATCAATCCGGGTGATGAAGTTGAGTTTAATGCAGGCACTAACTTAAAAGTTAAACGTGTTGGCACAGTCTTTACCTTCGAAACAGCACAAGATGTGAAATTTAACACTATTCAACTTGGTGACAATGGTCCGAAGATCACGAATGAAGGTAATAATATCAAAATTGGTGATAAAGACGGTAATGCAACTAAGATTACCAATGTAGCAAATGGTACTGCTCCAACAGATGCAGTAAACGTAAGCCAGTTAGAAGCAGCTAAAGCAGCAGCTACAACGAAAGTTGAAGGTACGCAAGGTGTAACGGTAACACCGACAGACAATCCAGACGGTTCAAAAACTTACACTGTTGCAGCGAAAACTGATGGTATAACAGTAAAAGTTGATGATAATGGCAATATCACGGCGGTAACAAGCGGCTTAACCAACAATACTAATGGTACAGTTGCAGCGCCAACCGCACCTAATGCCTTAGTCACTGCAAAAACAGTTGCAGATGCAATTAACAATGCGGGCTTTATTGCAAAAGCATCGGCAAGTGCAGGTGAAGTGTCGGGTAATAAAGATCAGCTGATTAAAACAGGTGAAACAGTGACTTTAGATGCAGGTAAAAATATCAAAATCACGCAAGAGAATGGTAAGTTTACTTTTGCAACTAAAGATGATGTGAATTTCAACAGCGTAACATCTAACACTATCAAAGTGCCAACCGATGAGAATAATCCGGATAACAATCCAATTACTATCAATAAAGACGGTATTAATGCAGGTGATAAAACGATTAGTAATGTGGCAGGTAATTTAGCAGATGCAAGCACAGCTAATAAACAGCCGGATGCAAATAGTGCTGCTAACTTAGCAGATAAGAAAAACAATGCAGCTACAGTAGGTGATGTGTTGAATGCAGGCTGGAACTTACAAGGTAACGGTCAAGCAGTCGATACGGTCGTACACAACGATACAGTGGACTTTGTAAACGGTAAGGGTACTGTAGTAACAGTGAAAAACGAGAACGGCAAAAACATCATTAAGGTGGATAGCCCTCTTGAGTTTGTAAATACCGATCCTAATGATAAGTCAACTCCGAGCAATACAGCAAAATTAACAGGCGATGTGCCGGTACAATTAACCAATGTTGCAAGTGGTGTACGCAAAGAAGACGGTACCTCGCTAACAGGTAAAGATCTAGCTGATGCAATTAAAAATGCAGAAGGTGATACTTTAAGCAATGCAGTGAATGTAGGTGATTTACAAGCGGCAGTCAATGCCGCAACAACCAAAGTTGAAGGTGACAAAGGTGTAACAGTGACACCTAAAACCAATGATGATGGTTCAACTACTTACACTGTTGCAGCGAAGACTGATAATAAGACTGTTACAGTTGATAAAGATGGTAATATCACGGCGGTAACAAGCGACTTAGCCAACAATAATAATGGTACAGTTGCAGCACCAACCGCACCTGATGCCTTAGTCACTGCGAAAACAGTCGCAGATGCAATTAACAATGCGGGCTTTATTGCAAAAGCATCGGCAAGTGCAGGTGAAGTGTCGGGTAATAAAGATCAGCTGATTAAAACAGGTGAAACAGTTACTTTAGATGCAGGTAAAAATATCAAAATTACGCAAGAAGATGGCAAGTTTACTTTTGCAACTAAAGATGATGTGAACTTCAACAGCGTAACATCTAACACTATCACAGTACCGACTGATACGGCGAATCCGGCTAATAACCCGATTACTATCAATAAAGACGGTATTAATGCAGGTAACAAAACAATTAGTAATGTGGCAGGCAATTTAGCAGATGCAAGCGTAGCTAAAGAGCAACCGGCAGCTAATAGCCCAGAAAGCTTAGCTAATAAGAAAAACAACGCAGCTACAGTAGGTGATGTACTGAATGCGGGCTGGAACTTACAAGGTAACGGTCAAGCAGTAGACACGGTCGTACACAACGATACAGTGAACTTTGTAAACGGTAAGGGAACAGTTGTTACTGTAGAGAATAAAGACGGCAAAAACATCATTAAGGTGGATAGCCCGATTGAGTTTGTAAATAAAGACTCAAATGATACGTCAACCCCGAGCAATACAGCGAAATTAACAGGCGATGCGCCGGTACAGTTAACCAATGTTGCAAGTGGTGTACGTAAAGGCGATGGTACAGCTCCAACGGGTAAAGAGTTAGCCGATGCAATTAAAAATGCAGAAGGTGATACTTTAAGTAATGCAGTAAATGTCGGTGATTTACAGGCAGCAGCGAAAGCATCAGCAACAGAGGTAACAGCATCAGGTTTAGCGACACTAAGCACCAGAACAGGTGAAAATGGTCAAGCTATTTACAATGTAGATGTAGCTAAAGCAGATGCGCCAACGGTTACTCGTGGTAACGTAAGTGTTAAAGCTGGCGATGAAAATAAAGTGATGACGGCAGGTGATATTGCTGCGGCTATCACAGGTTCTGAAAAAACTTCATCGGTGAAAGCAGGATCTAAAGCGGTAACTGTAAATGCTGCAGCTGAAGATGCTAACGGCAATACTGAATACACAGTTGATGTTGTAACCGATAAAACGATTGCACGTGATGGTGAAGGTAAACTGACTGTAAATGTAGATAATACTACGATTACAACAGATCCAAATACTGGCGAAGTTAAAGCAAATACCACGACTTATGCACCAACAACAGATGGTAAAGTAGGCGATGCTGAAGCGCCAGATGCATTAGTGAGTGCGAAGACAGTTGCCGATGCAATTAATGCTTCAGGCTTTAACTTAAAAACATCAGCAAATGGTGGTAGCAAAATCTCTGGTTCAGATGAGATGATCAATCCGGGTGAAACCATTGATATGACCGCAGGTAAAAACCTAACCGTGAAGCAAGAGGCTAACGGTAAAGTCACTTACGCAACTAAAGATGATGTCACTTTCAACACAGTGAACTCAACGACAGTGGTAGTGGGTGATGCAACAGACCCTGCAAAAAGCACAACCTTAACATCAGGTAATAAAGGCTTAGATGTAGGTGGTGATAAGATTACCAATGTAGCAAACGGCGATATCAGCCCAACGAGTACAGAGGTAGTAAACGGTTCACAGTTAAACAACTACACCAAAGTGAATGGTAATAATATCGGTACCGATAACGGTGCGATTAATATCGTAAACGGTGCCGGTACGACGGTAACGAGCGATAAAGCCGGTGAGGTGAAGGTTAATGTGAATAATACTGACTTAACGGTTGCAGATAACGGCACAATCAATGTTCAAGACCCGAACGGCACAGGTGCTCACTATGTGAATGCAACAACGGTTGCAAAAGCAGTGAACAATGTAAGCTGGAATGTAGGTTCTGGTGAGGTTGAAGGTACTAATGGTAAATCGACTTACACGGCAAACGCAGATAGCAAAGTAAAAGCAGGCGAAACAATGAAAGTAAGAGCCGGTCGTAACATTGAAATCAGCGGTAAAGGTAAGGAAGTTGATATTGCGGTATCAGATAATCCTGAATTTACTAGCGTGAAAACGGGTGACACAGTAATGAATAACAACGGTGTAACTATTAACAATGGAGCTGCAGGTAAGTCTGTTAGCTTAACTAAAAATGGTTTAGATAACGGCGGTAATCGTATTACTAACGTTAAAGCCGGTGAAGCAGATACTGATGCGGTGAATGTTGGTCAGTTGAAAGGTACTGTTAATCACTTGAACAACAAGATTAACCGTAACAACCGTGAAGCGCGTGCAGGGATTGCCGGTTCAAATGCGGCAGCTGCATTACCACAGGTTTATATTCCGGGTAAATCTATGGTAGCAGCCGCAGGTGGTACTTTCAAAGGTGAAAACGCACTTGCAGTAGGTTATTCACGCTCAAGCGATAACGGCAAACTTATCTTGAAATTACAAGGTAATGCAAACAGCCGTGGTGACATCGGTGGTGGCGTAGGCGTAGGATACCAATGGTAA
- a CDS encoding VacJ family lipoprotein, translated as MKLASIKQIFVLLNVAVLTACSSSINPETGVREDPLEGFNRAMWKVNYEYFDPYILKPVAKGWKDYVPSPIKTGLTNVANNLDEPVSFVNRLIEGEGKKAMVHFNRFWINTVFGLGGLIDWASEDEGLRLSNGQRALGESLGANGVSSGSYIMVPAYGATTPRQAIGSAVETGYSVLTYVGAPWSIAKFVVQGVDTRSKLLEQDALLQQAQDPYVTFREAYFQNLEFKVKDGNVEQNQQEQLSEEELKNID; from the coding sequence ATGAAATTAGCATCAATCAAGCAGATTTTTGTACTGCTTAACGTTGCGGTGTTAACCGCTTGCTCTTCAAGTATTAACCCGGAAACCGGTGTGCGGGAGGATCCTCTTGAAGGTTTTAACCGTGCTATGTGGAAAGTCAATTACGAATATTTTGACCCTTATATTTTAAAGCCGGTGGCAAAAGGTTGGAAAGATTATGTACCAAGCCCGATTAAAACAGGTTTAACCAACGTAGCTAATAACCTTGATGAGCCGGTGAGCTTCGTGAACCGCTTAATTGAAGGGGAAGGAAAGAAAGCAATGGTTCACTTTAACCGTTTTTGGATCAATACAGTCTTTGGTTTAGGCGGTTTAATTGACTGGGCAAGTGAAGATGAAGGCTTACGCTTAAGTAACGGACAACGTGCTTTGGGTGAAAGTTTGGGGGCAAACGGTGTTTCTTCCGGATCTTATATTATGGTGCCGGCTTATGGGGCAACTACGCCTCGCCAAGCGATTGGTAGTGCGGTAGAAACCGGCTATTCGGTACTCACCTATGTAGGCGCGCCTTGGTCAATTGCAAAATTTGTGGTGCAAGGTGTTGATACACGTTCTAAATTACTAGAGCAAGATGCTTTATTGCAACAAGCACAGGATCCTTATGTGACTTTCCGTGAAGCCTATTTTCAAAACTTGGAATTTAAGGTAAAAGACGGCAATGTTGAACAAAACCAGCAAGAGCAACTTTCAGAAGAAGAACTGAAAAATATTGATTAA
- a CDS encoding type II toxin-antitoxin system RelE/ParE family toxin, which produces MIISFKHKGLERFYLTGNPSGIIVAHSAKLKRILSRLDSAKTPQDMNIPGWNLHPLSGELRNHWSVKVNGNWRITFKITNNHAEIVDYQDYH; this is translated from the coding sequence ATGATTATTTCGTTTAAACATAAAGGCTTGGAACGATTTTATCTTACTGGCAATCCATCAGGTATTATTGTCGCCCACAGTGCTAAACTGAAGCGGATTTTATCGCGATTAGATAGTGCTAAAACACCGCAAGATATGAATATTCCCGGTTGGAATTTACATCCACTTTCAGGTGAGTTAAGAAATCATTGGTCGGTCAAAGTAAATGGGAATTGGCGTATAACTTTTAAAATAACGAATAACCACGCTGAAATTGTCGATTATCAAGATTATCACTAG